Genomic DNA from Podospora pseudoanserina strain CBS 124.78 chromosome 4, whole genome shotgun sequence:
ATCTTAGGTGGCCTATGTTAGCTTAGCTCTGGTGGATAATCATGGAAAGGGAGCTTTTGAGCGTacataaccctaacccgacAATCGGGCCCCTAAATATCTCTTAGGCATCAATTCAAGACTTTtcaccgccatcaactcccAGACAAAAGTCTCATCAACATGCCCAACTTTACAGAATGGAAAGCCCGCATCCGCCGTCAAGCAAAACCACACCCCAAATTCCAGCCTCATGATGTCTATTCCGCGACCCCGCTGACACCCAACACAACCCGCGTGATCCGACTGCTACCACAACGtgaacccaccaccacccaaataAAATGCGAGCTGTTCACCTACAACCTCTCGGGAAAACAAAGCGGTGAAAGACACCTCTACGAAGCCGTCTCATACGTCTGGGGGACAGGCCCAAGATGCCATTCCATCACGCTCAACAACTGCGCCTTTCCCGTGACAGAAAATCTCCACGCGGCCCTCTGGCACCTCCGAGACCGACAGCTGGAGCGGGTGCTGTGGGTTGACGCCGTCTGTATCAACCAGGATGAtaacaaggagaaggagaggcagATCCCGCTTATGCGCACCATTTACGCGCAGGCCGGACGGGTGATTGTCTGGTTGGGATTGCCGTTGGATGGTCATGGTGATCAGGCATTGGGGAGTATCCGGCAggctggcggggagggacTGACTGTGATGGAAGATGATTATACGTCTGTGATGGTGTTATTGCGGAGGGATTGGTTTCGCCGGATGTGGGTAAGCATGCGATGAAAAAGGTTACGAATGATTGCATAACACTAACCTGCGGACCTGCCGGGAACGGCTCTAGATCCTCCAGGAAGTAGCCGTTGCACGGTCGGTGGTTGTAATGTGTGGATCAGTCCAGATAGACGGGCACGCCTTCTGTCAGGGTCTTGCTGGGATGGATCATCTCCTCCCGGTTGATCTacaccccatcatccaccccgtcGTCCAGCTCATCCGCGGCGCACCATACCGACCAAAATACCAGCTCCATTCACGGGGTGTCTTTTCCATGGGCGAGTTGCTGGACATGTACCGCTCCTGCAGAGCCACCCTCCAGCACGACAAGATATACGCATTGCTCGGCCTAAGTCTCGACGGCCTCGATGCTCCTGCCTTACAGCCAGATTACTCCCTGCCGTGGCATGAAGTTTTCCAAAGGGCCACTGCGCATATTTTTGGCGCGTCATGCACGGTGAAGACGTGGCCGGAAAGCCACACGGCAGTCATCACAGGAAAGTGTCTCTTCTTGGGGCAAATCACATCTGTTGATCAGGATAACAATCATGGAGACGGCCAGGTGCACGTATGGGTCCACTGCACCACGGCCGCGCAGTCACTCGGGTACGGCGAGCATGGATGGGATTGGGCTTTCCCGCCTTTTTCAGAGTCGGTCCGGGAGGGGGATATCGTATGCCATCTGCAGGGTGCGGCAAGGCCGAGCATCGTTCGACTCTGCCAGGATCACTTTACCGTCATCAAAACCTCGGCACCGTCTGGATCACCCGGGGAACCGGATCGACAATCTAATCCATCAGAGGATCACCTATCCAATATCGCCCTCACGTTCACAATCCCCCCAGGGAGTTCAAACAACAGCTATTATGACGAGGCAGAACAATCCACCGAACTACTCACCATAACACCATCCTACCACGAAGACCCCTCAACCGAAACAAAAAGACTACACGACACAGCAGCCCTCCTAGAGGACCGTTTCGTCCGCTCCCTCCACTACAACGGCAACATGTCCCCAGCCCTGCAACATCTCATCTCCCAATGCAGCCCCAAAGTCCCCATCTCTGAACAACTCCTCCAATCCGTCGTCTCATGCCCAACCGGCGAACCGATCCAAATCATGCAACTTCTCTTCCAAAAACGCGGCGACAAACTCCCCATAACAGAATCCATAGTCCGGGCTGCGGCGGCAAATTCACGATTGGGGTACCCAATCCTACAGCTCCTTTTCCAAAAGCGAGGGGAATCCCTCCCGGTTTCGGAACAGGTAGTCGTAGCCGCCGCAGGGAACACTGACAAGGGATGTCAAATCATGAGTCTTCTCTTTGAGCAACGGGGGTGGGGGCTTGTCATCTCGGAAGAAGCGGTTGTGGCGGCCGCAGGTAACTATTGGTCTGGACATCAAATCCTCCGTCTTTTCTTTGAACAGCGCGGAGACAACCTCCCAATTTCTGAACGCGTGGTCGAGACCGCGGCGGGAAATACTCGATGCGGATACGAGACCGTGAAAgttctcctccagcaacgAAAAAGTCTACAAATTTCAGACGGGATGGTGACAGAAGCAGCGGGAAACCCCCGGCATGGTCATGATATCATGCGCTTTCTTTTCGCGCGAGACAAAGACCTGGCAATATCTGAAAACGTGGTCAAGGCCGCGGCAGAGAATGGAGGAAACGGATATGAGATTATGCTCCTGCTTCTCGAGAAGCGAGGCAAGCGCCTACCAATCTCTGACGAGGTCGTCAAGGCGGCGCAGGCCAATTCCTTGTATGGACATGATATTATGCAACTTTTGGCTTCAGCTCAGAGCGCctgagtgatgatgacacATGCAGCGGTGGATTTATATCTTggcgtccttcttcttggaccAGAGCATCAACCCGCAGGCAATTCCTACTCCGACACCAGTGATGGTTCCGGCTCTCCTGTAAATAAGGTGTtaaagagagagagagagtagTGACGGTGAATAAAGCGAATTACATACCAATTGACGGGGTTCTtctttgggcttgggggttcTGAGCCCCCGACTCCGCCTAGCTCTTCGCGGTCGGTGTTGACATGGCGGACTTGTTGGCGGcaggcggggaggatggttcgttgaggaaggcgggaTCTGAGGACaccggggagggtggtgagagatCTGGCGGCTGACATGGTGATGTGTGCTGTTGAGGAAGTATTGTGATGTAGGTAGATGTAGTTGCTGTGATTTAAGTCGTTGTTGATATCGTGATGgtttgatgttttgttgtgttgatgatggggggggggaagtcAGGTGGAAGATTGGTCCAAATCGACAGCTGCTTTAAAACACAATGAATGACGCGCCAATGGAGGCGATGATGAAAGGCAAATAAGTGCCTTGCTAGCAATTGAGTTCCACCTGCCcttcctcccagcagcagaTCAATATGGTGAGGAAATATGACGTCATCACTTTGTTTTTTGTCCGCCCTGTTGTTTCTGGTTTTGTTTTCGGCCAATGGAGTGGATCTATTTTCTTCGTCAAAACACCTCAAGTTTAGGGCGGGAAATCTCCTAAAGTTCAACGTCTGTTCTGCCCAGCAAAATGATGCCTCCCTTCGCGACATGAGAGGCATCACTCATCTGATACCTGTTGTCCAGTCAGACACAGAGTGTGCCGCCCCTATCAACAAGACAGCGGGGAGCACGAAGCCTATTGGAGACACTTGGCCGCAAGAAAGGTACCATGCATACTGGAAGCCAATTAGAAACTGCTTAAGAGGCATATCTGCACATGCAGGCATGCCTCCCAGATAATACGAAGTCACCCACCTGATTCTGATTTCGTTTCGATAAGGGGACTCCGGGTACTTAAGGCAGCTGTTTGTCCCACCCAACGAACGAACAGCCAAAGAGTCAGACAACAAACCTTGACGTCCCCCGGACACAACTTCAAGCCGTTGAGGCTCACGAGGATTGACTTGCCGGTCATTCAGAGGTGCGTCTCTAACAAACAACTCTTGCATCACTGGATGCTGCATACTGACTGAGAAGACAGGTCGGTCTCAACAAAGTTAAGCCCGCGCCGGCGGGGACGCGCCGAGTCCCCGCGCTCAACAAATCTCGCAGCAATGTATTAGTGATCACGATGCGGGGTTTCTTCAAGGCGAGGTATGCGGTTGGTGCGGTGCTGGTGAATCCTTGTTTTCGGGACCCTTGGATTTCCATGCATCGTCTGGCTCGTGCCCTCTCGTTGAAGATTTCTCGCTTCCAGGTCGCTTGGGTGAGGAGTGGAATGGAGTTGGGTTTGGTTTCTGGCccttggggatgggagatggaggggtggagggtgtaTTTGGAGCAGTCAGGAACGGTGGTTATATCAACGGCGAAGCGAGTATTTTCTCACCGACCGACTACATTGGCTTCAATGTTGGATTGCCTGGGCTTGCAGAGTTTCCTCAGCTTCCGGAATCTCAGGCCGCGGAGCTTGATGTCATGGTGAGCCAAATACTCAACACGACAGACAGCCAATCaacgccaccatcacccactcTATTGAGCCCtgcctcctcgtccacctgGACCAATTCGGATGAGAGCAACTGTCGATCAGCAGCACCGCTGGAAGAGAAACGTAAACAGCCCAGCTG
This window encodes:
- a CDS encoding hypothetical protein (EggNog:ENOG503NXJF; COG:S) produces the protein MPNFTEWKARIRRQAKPHPKFQPHDVYSATPLTPNTTRVIRLLPQREPTTTQIKCELFTYNLSGKQSGERHLYEAVSYVWGTGPRCHSITLNNCAFPVTENLHAALWHLRDRQLERVLWVDAVCINQDDNKEKERQIPLMRTIYAQAGRVIVWLGLPLDGHGDQALGSIRQAGGEGLTVMEDDYTSVMVLLRRDWFRRMWILQEVAVARSVVVMCGSVQIDGHAFCQGLAGMDHLLPVDLHPIIHPVVQLIRGAPYRPKYQLHSRGVFSMGELLDMYRSCRATLQHDKIYALLGLSLDGLDAPALQPDYSLPWHEVFQRATAHIFGASCTVKTWPESHTAVITGKCLFLGQITSVDQDNNHGDGQVHVWVHCTTAAQSLGYGEHGWDWAFPPFSESVREGDIVCHLQGAARPSIVRLCQDHFTVIKTSAPSGSPGEPDRQSNPSEDHLSNIALTFTIPPGSSNNSYYDEAEQSTELLTITPSYHEDPSTETKRLHDTAALLEDRFVRSLHYNGNMSPALQHLISQCSPKVPISEQLLQSVVSCPTGEPIQIMQLLFQKRGDKLPITESIVRAAAANSRLGYPILQLLFQKRGESLPVSEQVVVAAAGNTDKGCQIMSLLFEQRGWGLVISEEAVVAAAGNYWSGHQILRLFFEQRGDNLPISERVVETAAGNTRCGYETVKVLLQQRKSLQISDGMVTEAAGNPRHGHDIMRFLFARDKDLAISENVVKAAAENGGNGYEIMLLLLEKRGKRLPISDEVVKAAQANSLYGHDIMQLLASAQSA
- a CDS encoding hypothetical protein (EggNog:ENOG503PS1W) encodes the protein MSAARSLTTLPGVLRSRLPQRTILPACRQQVRHVNTDREELGGVGGSEPPSPKKNPVNWRAGTITGVGVGIACGLMLWSKKKDAKI